The Brachyspira hyodysenteriae ATCC 27164 genome includes a window with the following:
- a CDS encoding motility associated factor glycosyltransferase family protein: MNEIKKINLEAINKNIKAYPYDFINMLENAKESDITLQVIETKSQKPSGKATKNGKQILLHSAYDPVKEANTLIKEIENDEDLDLVFVFGIGGGYLINAVRKLNVSVAVIEPDINFFNTLIDNFKLDKILEDNKITFFIGGNDDEDIEKFISLTTTKKVKFFITRSYSTLFAEEALHYQSKVLSVVDKKIININTISRFDKLWAYNIASNAVEIATHYGVNRFFDKYKNIPAVIVSAGPSLEKNIKKLKEMKNKAIIIAVDTAMKPLSSHGISPHFVITIDPQKKNSKYFRNIHFEDTVLISESSVDHEAVESFNGSIFFIDSIFPLAKYFMKPLGHRGDITMGGSVSTAAYDFAVKIGANPIIMIGLDLSFPNHQTHIKGSYHEENFFTEIGKLDSYDSRIYKVLVSGNLREEKNIYGESVFTDSRFDMYRNWYEAQCTNNRKIKFYNATEGGVIIKAMENITLQELIDKFEDINIQIDKNDRNTADKTKILENLNNGLIKIDKEIISLKPYVEEAINLCYTINDELSRHRKVDKLIAKLDESDAKILTISKVNEFLGITMQKTIKTITEGFEFKDETMHKSIISSFKLYEAMKDSIDFNHYIIERALIKINKELE, encoded by the coding sequence ATGAATGAAATAAAAAAAATAAATTTAGAAGCAATAAATAAAAATATAAAGGCATATCCATATGATTTCATTAATATGCTTGAAAATGCCAAAGAATCAGATATAACTTTACAGGTAATAGAAACAAAATCTCAAAAACCTTCCGGTAAAGCCACAAAAAACGGAAAACAAATACTTCTTCATAGTGCTTATGACCCAGTAAAAGAGGCTAATACTTTAATAAAAGAAATTGAAAATGATGAAGATTTGGATTTAGTCTTTGTATTTGGAATAGGCGGAGGATATTTAATTAATGCCGTTAGAAAATTGAATGTTTCTGTTGCGGTAATTGAACCTGATATAAATTTTTTTAATACTTTAATAGATAATTTCAAATTAGATAAAATACTTGAAGATAATAAAATAACTTTCTTTATAGGCGGAAATGATGATGAGGATATAGAGAAGTTTATATCATTAACAACAACAAAGAAAGTAAAATTTTTCATTACAAGATCATACTCTACCCTATTTGCTGAAGAAGCTTTGCATTATCAAAGCAAAGTACTTTCAGTAGTTGATAAAAAAATAATAAATATAAACACTATTTCAAGATTTGATAAACTCTGGGCCTATAATATAGCTTCTAATGCAGTTGAAATTGCTACGCATTATGGAGTTAATAGATTTTTTGATAAATACAAAAACATTCCAGCAGTTATAGTATCAGCAGGCCCTTCTCTTGAAAAAAACATAAAAAAATTAAAAGAGATGAAAAATAAAGCTATTATAATAGCGGTTGATACTGCAATGAAGCCATTATCATCGCATGGCATATCTCCTCATTTTGTAATTACAATAGATCCTCAAAAGAAAAACTCTAAATATTTCAGAAATATTCATTTTGAAGATACTGTATTAATATCCGAATCTTCTGTCGATCATGAGGCTGTAGAATCATTTAATGGATCAATATTCTTTATAGATTCTATATTCCCACTTGCAAAATATTTTATGAAGCCTTTAGGACATAGAGGCGATATCACCATGGGAGGAAGCGTCTCCACTGCTGCTTATGATTTTGCTGTAAAAATAGGTGCTAATCCCATAATAATGATTGGTTTGGATTTATCTTTCCCTAATCATCAGACTCATATAAAAGGAAGCTATCATGAAGAGAATTTCTTTACTGAAATAGGAAAGTTAGACTCATATGACAGCAGAATATACAAAGTGCTTGTTTCAGGAAATCTAAGAGAAGAGAAAAACATTTACGGCGAAAGTGTATTCACAGATTCAAGATTCGATATGTACAGAAATTGGTATGAAGCTCAATGTACTAATAACAGAAAAATAAAATTCTACAATGCCACAGAAGGCGGTGTAATAATAAAAGCAATGGAAAATATTACACTTCAGGAACTCATAGATAAATTTGAAGACATAAACATACAAATAGATAAAAATGACAGAAATACAGCAGACAAAACAAAAATACTAGAGAATCTAAATAATGGATTAATAAAAATAGATAAAGAAATTATATCATTAAAGCCTTATGTTGAAGAGGCTATTAATTTATGCTATACGATAAATGACGAATTATCAAGACATAGAAAAGTAGATAAACTTATTGCCAAATTAGATGAATCTGATGCTAAAATACTCACTATAAGCAAAGTTAATGAGTTTTTAGGTATTACAATGCAGAAAACTATCAAAACTATCACAGAAGGTTTTGAGTTTAAAGATGAAACTATGCATAAATCAATAATAAGTTCTTTCAAACTATACGAAGCTATGAAAGACAGTATTGATTTTAACCATTATATAATAGAGCGAGCATTAATAAAAATAAACAAAGAATTAGAATAA